A window of Tatumella citrea genomic DNA:
AGCCGGAAGTTTTATCCATAGACAGGTCCGGAAGGTCATAAAGTGAAGCCATTCACTGGCTGTTATTGCTTTTCAGCATAGCAATCAATGAGCTGGTTTACCGAAAAAATAGCCGGTTCAGCGACCGGTTGCGTGATTGTCTGCGGAAAATTGTTCATGCTGATGCTGCAACTGATCACTGATAAAGCCGAGAAACAGTTTCAGGGCGGCAGACTGCTGGCGGCCGGGCAACAGATGGATTTGCAGTGTGCGCTGGGTCAGCGCATTTATCGCCAGGCTACGCACCACCAGTGGATGTTCCGTCGGGTTATACAGCAGGGAATAGCGGCTGCACAGGGTGACGGTGAGCGGATTCAGGGTCAGGAAGTGGTACAGCGAACCAAAATTATTGCAGGTAATGGTGGGTTCGATAAATACCCCGTTCATCTGGCAGGACAAATCAAATAACTGGCGCACGGTAGTGCTCTGGTCCGGCAGTGCCACCGGATAACTGCTCAGATCCTGCAACTGAAACTCCTTGCCTGCCAGCGGATGGCTGGCAGACATCACCACCAGTACCGGGGCGGGCCAGCTGCCAGCAACCTGCACCCCACGTTCGGCATGCAGACAAAACTGTAAGGCCAGATCGCACTCACCACGATGCAGGCTTTCTGCCACCTGACGGGTGTTGCCCACCTGCAAATGAAAGCTTACCGAAGGGTACTGCTGACGAAACTGGGAACAGAGGGCAGGTAACAGATGCCATGCCAGCCCGTCGGTGCAGGCAATACGAATCGCGGTGCGACGGATAGCCGTCAGGCCTTTAATTTCCGACAGGGTACTGTCCATTTCCCGCTGACTCTGGCGAATACGATGCTCAAACATCCGTCCGGCATCGGTCAGGACCATCCCCCGGGCATGGCGTTCAAATAATGCCACCCCGACATCCTGTTCCAGTCGCTGAATTTGTCGGCTGATGGCGGAAGTTGCGACAAACAACTGCTGGCTGGCTGCACTCAGCGAACCGCTGTCAGCAACCGCCAGAAAATAACGGATTTCGGTACTTAGCATGCGTTTGCCTCATCACGGTGCGTGCTGCCTTTTTGTGCAGTATAGCGTTGCTTTAAGAGCAAAGCTTGTTTGATATTTTGATAATTGTGGCAAAGCAGAAGAGTAGCTTAGATTGACGCTATAACAAAATAAACAAACCTATACCGGACAGACAAATGACAGCAGAAAAAGTGATGGCCGCCGCGGCAGCCTGGTTTGACAGCGGGGAATTTAAAACCACTCTGGCGCGACGTGTCGCTATCCACTCGGAAAGTCAGCGGGATGACCGTGATGAAGAAATCCGCCGCTATCTGAGAGAGGAAATTACCCCGGCCATGGCCGCCAT
This region includes:
- a CDS encoding LysR family transcriptional regulator codes for the protein MLSTEIRYFLAVADSGSLSAASQQLFVATSAISRQIQRLEQDVGVALFERHARGMVLTDAGRMFEHRIRQSQREMDSTLSEIKGLTAIRRTAIRIACTDGLAWHLLPALCSQFRQQYPSVSFHLQVGNTRQVAESLHRGECDLALQFCLHAERGVQVAGSWPAPVLVVMSASHPLAGKEFQLQDLSSYPVALPDQSTTVRQLFDLSCQMNGVFIEPTITCNNFGSLYHFLTLNPLTVTLCSRYSLLYNPTEHPLVVRSLAINALTQRTLQIHLLPGRQQSAALKLFLGFISDQLQHQHEQFSADNHATGR